The Pseudofrankia inefficax genome window below encodes:
- a CDS encoding purple acid phosphatase family protein — MPCRCHVTRRDLLQWSALIAAAPLVACSDPDESAARATAAATTAGVDPRTVSPVNLELVTLTETSAVLTWYSGIPGTDDGTKRMLPKPADGQVSYGTSPSRLTKTAHDKGGLTPYHYVELTGLEPGQTYYYRAASAGKTAAPTALPLVNGNAAGTAAPVGADGPFVFTTPQPPAGRHLFSIALCNDLHLGETVAGLVGGTTIKGISQQPGLPKYPEIMLEGLVSEATARGANYLLAAGDISSEARTADVSRARTLLDRFGTYRQDYFVARGNHDRAHVGADYAACSPGEWQGNDCFRDDFFGASTPTYFSHDLHGLHVVGLDTYDKAGNGGDAGGMSPAQRSWLAADLKAHRDQPTIVFGHHPLVVNGTPFGGGPSSMLDATQATELLATYASTPGVFLHHAGHTHRNHRTVSAAAPGVVLQEVCAAKEYPGGFSLLRVHSGGYALNFYKSRTDLARQWSERSRQELSGLWPQFSLGAAVSDRNSVTTRDLSGLTPA, encoded by the coding sequence GTGCCCTGCCGCTGCCACGTCACCCGCCGCGACCTGCTGCAGTGGTCGGCGCTGATCGCCGCCGCGCCGCTCGTCGCCTGCTCCGATCCCGACGAGTCCGCCGCCCGGGCCACCGCGGCCGCGACGACGGCCGGCGTCGACCCGCGCACGGTCAGCCCGGTGAACCTGGAGCTGGTCACGCTGACCGAGACCAGCGCCGTGCTCACCTGGTACTCCGGCATCCCCGGCACGGACGACGGCACCAAGCGGATGCTGCCCAAACCCGCCGACGGGCAGGTCTCCTACGGCACCAGCCCGTCCCGGCTGACGAAGACAGCGCACGACAAGGGCGGGCTGACCCCTTACCACTACGTCGAGCTGACCGGGCTCGAACCGGGCCAGACCTACTACTACCGGGCGGCCTCGGCCGGCAAGACCGCGGCGCCCACCGCGTTGCCGCTGGTGAACGGCAACGCGGCCGGCACCGCCGCGCCGGTCGGCGCGGACGGCCCCTTCGTCTTCACCACGCCGCAGCCGCCAGCGGGGCGGCACCTGTTCTCGATCGCGCTCTGCAACGATCTGCACCTCGGTGAGACCGTCGCCGGCCTGGTCGGCGGCACCACCATCAAGGGCATCTCCCAGCAGCCCGGGCTCCCGAAATACCCAGAGATCATGCTCGAAGGGCTCGTCTCGGAGGCGACCGCCCGCGGCGCGAACTACCTGCTCGCCGCCGGTGACATCTCCAGCGAGGCGCGCACCGCCGACGTCAGCCGGGCCCGAACGCTGCTCGACCGTTTCGGCACCTACCGGCAGGACTACTTCGTCGCCCGCGGCAACCACGACCGGGCGCACGTCGGCGCGGACTACGCCGCCTGCAGCCCCGGCGAGTGGCAGGGCAACGACTGCTTCCGCGACGACTTCTTCGGGGCGTCGACGCCGACGTACTTCTCCCACGACCTCCACGGCCTGCACGTCGTCGGGCTCGACACCTACGACAAGGCCGGCAACGGCGGCGACGCCGGCGGGATGTCCCCGGCCCAGCGGTCCTGGCTGGCCGCCGACCTGAAGGCACACCGGGACCAGCCGACGATCGTCTTCGGCCACCACCCGCTGGTCGTCAACGGGACGCCCTTCGGCGGCGGCCCGAGCAGCATGCTGGACGCCACCCAGGCCACCGAGCTGCTGGCGACCTACGCGTCGACTCCAGGCGTGTTCCTCCACCACGCCGGACACACCCACCGCAACCACCGGACGGTCAGCGCGGCCGCTCCGGGCGTCGTGCTGCAGGAGGTCTGCGCGGCCAAGGAGTACCCGGGCGGCTTCTCCCTCCTGCGGGTCCATTCCGGCGGGTACGCGCTGAACTTCTACAAGTCGCGCACCGACCTGGCCCGCCAGTGGAGCGAGCGCAGCCGGCAGGAGCTTTCCGGCCTCTGGCCGCAGTTCTCGCTGGGCGCCGCCGTCAGCGACCGCAACAGCGTCACCACCCGAGACCTGTCCGGACTCACCCCCGCCTGA
- a CDS encoding alpha/beta fold hydrolase — MNPVEAGATSQPAHPELSAPPWQPAPASALPHEVRVDGVPIRYGVSGSGGRDVLLVHGYRAHHMWWYRLLPALEERWRVIRLDLSGHGDSGHRDRYDVDVWIAELLAVLDAAGSAQALLVGHSMGGRIATVAAAEHPDRFGGLVLLDSMLRPRGSTSLRTGTLPPGRQLVYPSRAAAAARFRLRPPQPRTPAEVIRPVAEYSVCRAANADGWTWKFDQRGIPPIDNDRVVDSLTHMPVPLWFVRAGRSLVVTDEVAAYARTALPAASTFITLPDADHHFVLDAADDCDRLLADLHGDLAASIRPHGRTAP; from the coding sequence ATGAATCCGGTCGAGGCCGGCGCGACCAGTCAGCCGGCGCATCCGGAGCTATCCGCACCGCCCTGGCAGCCGGCGCCGGCGTCCGCGCTGCCGCACGAGGTCCGGGTGGACGGCGTGCCGATCCGCTATGGCGTGTCCGGTTCGGGCGGCCGCGACGTGCTCCTGGTGCACGGCTACCGGGCGCACCACATGTGGTGGTACCGGCTGCTGCCGGCGCTGGAGGAACGCTGGCGGGTGATCAGGCTCGACCTCAGCGGTCACGGCGACAGCGGCCACCGCGACCGGTACGACGTGGATGTCTGGATCGCCGAGCTGCTCGCGGTGCTCGACGCGGCCGGATCCGCCCAGGCCCTGCTGGTCGGGCACAGCATGGGTGGCCGGATCGCGACGGTCGCCGCGGCGGAACACCCGGACCGGTTCGGCGGTCTCGTCCTGCTCGACTCGATGCTGCGCCCACGCGGCTCGACGTCGCTGCGAACGGGGACCCTGCCGCCCGGGCGACAGCTCGTCTACCCGTCCCGCGCGGCCGCCGCCGCCCGCTTCCGGCTGCGGCCGCCGCAGCCGCGGACCCCCGCCGAGGTCATCCGCCCCGTCGCGGAGTACTCCGTGTGCCGGGCCGCGAACGCCGACGGCTGGACCTGGAAGTTCGACCAGCGCGGCATTCCGCCGATCGACAACGACCGGGTGGTCGACAGCCTCACGCACATGCCGGTGCCGCTCTGGTTCGTGCGTGCCGGGCGCAGTCTCGTCGTCACCGACGAGGTCGCCGCCTACGCGCGCACCGCGCTGCCCGCCGCCTCGACCTTCATCACGCTGCCCGACGCCGACCACCACTTCGTCCTAGACGCCGCGGACGACTGCGACCGACTCCTGGCAGACCTCCACGGCGACCTGGCCGCCAGCATCCGCCCACACGGGCGAACTGCTCCCTAG
- a CDS encoding WD40 repeat domain-containing serine/threonine protein kinase, translating to MAELPQGVTALEESDPSVLGPYHVLGRLGEGGMGSVYLGRRDGTGPFVAIKVIRADLARVPEFRERFLREANAAQRVAHAATAPVVDVDTAGSRPYLVTEYIEGPTLDARIRDRGPLSAAELEWLATAVATALRAIHAAGLVHRDLKPSNILLSPFGARVIDFGISRALDSTTMLTEGTIGTPAFMAPEQALSQPVSETADIHAWGAVLAYAAAGRPPFSGESLPGVMLSVAYDPPVLDGLPAGLRPLVARAMAKDPAERPTAAELFDLLHGPRPSAPPDEPADAAPPAASGSPDRSGVRASTPPPAYTGKVASRDATVRFETPAGGLDEVTSYAGQPTHQTVVQRQPRRARTTIALVAALVVAGTVTVGVLTNVLSGGGSGSSVAPSASPSVAPTFALPTGAGRALAGPTDKVESVALSPDGHTLAAGSVDQRVYLWDVTRPASPVSLGQPLTGPGSWVSSVAFSPDSHTLAAGSDDRRVYLWDVTRPASPTPLGQPLTEPGDWVRSVAFSPDGHTLAAGSGDGKVYLWSVTGTGATALGQPLQGPGSSVRSMAFSPDGHTLAIGSYNHKIGLWDVTQPASPTPLGQPLTGPTDFVLSVAFSPNSHTLAASSSDGKVYLWDVTRPSGPTPLGQPLAGPGGSVRSVAFSPDGRALAAAGDNGTVSVWDVARPSSPTAVGQPLTGPGAAVTALAFSPRSGTLAAASEDRSVYLW from the coding sequence GTGGCTGAGCTGCCGCAGGGGGTGACGGCCCTCGAAGAGTCCGATCCGTCCGTGCTCGGTCCTTACCATGTCCTCGGGCGCCTCGGCGAGGGCGGGATGGGCAGCGTCTACCTGGGCCGCCGCGACGGCACCGGGCCGTTCGTCGCGATCAAGGTGATCCGGGCCGACCTGGCGCGCGTCCCCGAGTTCCGGGAACGGTTCCTGCGGGAGGCCAACGCCGCGCAGCGGGTCGCCCACGCGGCGACGGCCCCGGTCGTGGACGTGGACACCGCCGGCAGCCGGCCGTACCTCGTCACCGAGTACATCGAGGGCCCGACGCTCGACGCGCGTATCCGTGACCGCGGCCCGTTGTCCGCCGCCGAGCTCGAATGGCTCGCGACCGCCGTCGCCACCGCGCTGCGCGCCATCCACGCCGCCGGGCTGGTCCACCGCGACCTCAAGCCGTCCAACATCCTGCTCTCGCCCTTCGGGGCGAGGGTCATCGACTTCGGCATCTCCCGCGCGCTGGACTCCACGACCATGCTCACCGAGGGGACCATCGGCACACCCGCCTTCATGGCCCCCGAGCAGGCACTGAGCCAGCCGGTCTCCGAGACGGCCGACATTCACGCCTGGGGTGCCGTCCTCGCGTACGCCGCCGCAGGCCGCCCGCCCTTCTCGGGTGAGTCGCTGCCCGGCGTCATGCTCAGCGTCGCCTACGACCCGCCCGTCCTGGACGGCCTCCCCGCCGGGCTGCGCCCCCTGGTCGCCCGCGCGATGGCCAAGGACCCCGCCGAGCGCCCCACCGCCGCCGAGCTGTTCGACCTTCTCCACGGCCCACGGCCGTCCGCTCCCCCGGACGAGCCGGCGGACGCGGCGCCTCCCGCCGCCAGCGGTTCCCCGGACCGCTCCGGCGTCCGCGCGTCGACGCCCCCTCCCGCTTACACGGGCAAGGTTGCCAGCAGGGACGCCACCGTTCGCTTCGAGACCCCGGCCGGGGGGCTCGACGAGGTCACCTCGTATGCCGGCCAGCCGACGCACCAGACGGTCGTCCAGCGTCAGCCGCGCCGGGCCCGGACCACCATCGCCCTCGTCGCGGCGCTCGTGGTCGCCGGCACGGTCACCGTCGGCGTCCTGACCAACGTCCTCAGCGGTGGTGGCAGCGGCTCGAGCGTCGCCCCGTCCGCCAGCCCGTCGGTCGCGCCGACGTTCGCCCTGCCCACGGGCGCGGGCCGCGCGCTGGCCGGGCCGACCGACAAGGTGGAGTCGGTGGCCTTGTCCCCCGACGGGCACACCCTCGCCGCCGGCAGCGTCGATCAGCGGGTCTACCTGTGGGACGTCACTCGGCCGGCCAGCCCCGTCTCGCTGGGCCAGCCGCTGACCGGCCCCGGCAGCTGGGTGTCGTCGGTGGCCTTCTCCCCCGACAGCCACACCCTCGCCGCCGGCAGCGACGACCGCCGGGTCTACCTGTGGGACGTCACCCGGCCGGCCAGCCCCACCCCCCTCGGCCAGCCCCTGACCGAGCCGGGCGACTGGGTGCGGTCGGTGGCCTTCTCCCCCGACGGGCACACCCTCGCCGCGGGCAGTGGAGACGGCAAGGTCTACCTCTGGAGCGTCACCGGGACGGGTGCCACGGCACTCGGCCAGCCGCTGCAGGGCCCGGGCAGCTCCGTGCGGTCGATGGCCTTCTCCCCGGACGGCCACACGCTCGCCATCGGCAGCTACAACCACAAGATCGGGCTGTGGGACGTCACCCAGCCGGCCAGCCCCACCCCGCTGGGCCAGCCGCTCACCGGGCCCACCGACTTCGTGCTGTCGGTGGCCTTCTCCCCGAACAGCCACACGCTCGCGGCCAGCAGCAGCGACGGCAAGGTCTACCTGTGGGACGTCACCCGGCCCAGCGGTCCGACCCCCCTCGGCCAGCCGCTGGCGGGACCCGGCGGCTCTGTGCGGTCGGTGGCGTTCTCCCCCGATGGCCGCGCGCTGGCGGCCGCGGGCGACAACGGCACCGTCTCCGTGTGGGACGTCGCCCGGCCGAGCAGCCCCACCGCGGTTGGCCAGCCCCTCACCGGGCCCGGTGCGGCCGTGACCGCGCTGGCCTTCTCCCCACGCAGCGGGACCCTCGCCGCGGCCAGCGAGGACCGCTCGGTGTACCTCTGGTAA
- a CDS encoding response regulator transcription factor — translation MIRVVIVDDQAIVRTGLARIFGAEDGFDVVAECADGAQAVATVTRLRPDLVLMDVRMPRLDGIEATRQLCAAPEPPPVLALTTFDEDEVLWGVIEAGAQGFVLKDSTAEDLLAAARVVAAGGAWFDPAVAPRMMRAYRGAVASRRREAARLDLLTAREHDVLRLLARGQVNAEIAQALRVSPGTVKSHIGAIFEKLGVRDRAAAIVFAFDHGIVRPGQD, via the coding sequence GTGATCCGGGTCGTGATCGTCGACGACCAGGCGATCGTGCGGACCGGGCTGGCCCGGATCTTCGGCGCGGAGGACGGCTTCGACGTCGTCGCGGAGTGCGCCGACGGTGCCCAGGCGGTCGCCACCGTCACACGCCTGCGGCCCGACCTGGTCCTCATGGACGTGCGGATGCCGAGGCTGGACGGCATCGAGGCCACCCGCCAGCTGTGCGCCGCGCCCGAGCCGCCGCCGGTGCTCGCCCTCACGACCTTCGACGAGGACGAGGTGCTGTGGGGGGTGATCGAGGCTGGCGCGCAGGGTTTCGTCCTCAAGGACTCCACCGCCGAGGACCTGCTGGCCGCCGCCCGGGTCGTCGCCGCCGGCGGGGCCTGGTTCGACCCGGCGGTCGCGCCTCGGATGATGCGGGCCTACCGCGGCGCGGTGGCGTCCCGGCGGAGGGAGGCAGCCCGCCTCGACCTGCTCACCGCCCGGGAACACGACGTGCTTCGGCTGCTGGCCCGCGGGCAGGTCAACGCGGAGATCGCCCAGGCTCTGCGGGTCAGCCCGGGCACGGTCAAGTCGCACATCGGCGCGATCTTCGAGAAGCTCGGGGTCCGCGACCGGGCCGCCGCGATCGTCTTCGCCTTCGACCACGGCATCGTGCGGCCCGGCCAGGACTGA
- a CDS encoding LuxR C-terminal-related transcriptional regulator, translating into MPEPCQDNVADEFLAGAAFSLRERTGVDLTLAGRVHPRTRVLTIRCAEGARTDACLGLTLEPGRGAGGRVVTLGRPVSDDYVNKPVVDSRGRPRVECRENLGSLLAMPLRLGGRVAYVMYLGERAGKPFGTATTRAALTFMQQLESYIARAARIYQVGSPQRWNVDERALAQIFTELAELSREVAAPPARARVAAIRKLLAESMLEAMPDQDGRALTRRELDVLRLVAEGLSNAEAAQQLVVSPETVKAYLRNIRSKLGVNNRTAAVAVARRAGMLR; encoded by the coding sequence ATGCCAGAGCCGTGCCAGGACAATGTCGCCGACGAGTTCCTCGCGGGAGCCGCGTTCAGTTTACGAGAACGCACCGGTGTCGATCTCACCCTTGCCGGCCGGGTACACCCGCGGACCAGGGTCCTGACGATTCGTTGTGCCGAGGGCGCGCGAACCGACGCGTGCCTGGGACTGACGCTGGAGCCAGGCCGCGGCGCCGGCGGCCGGGTTGTCACGCTGGGGCGGCCCGTGTCCGACGACTACGTCAACAAACCGGTCGTCGACTCCCGCGGGCGACCGCGGGTCGAGTGCCGTGAGAACCTCGGGTCCCTGCTCGCCATGCCCCTACGGCTCGGCGGACGCGTGGCCTACGTCATGTACCTGGGGGAACGGGCCGGAAAGCCGTTCGGCACCGCGACGACCCGGGCCGCGCTGACGTTCATGCAGCAGCTGGAGTCGTACATCGCCCGGGCCGCGCGGATTTACCAGGTCGGTTCCCCGCAGCGGTGGAACGTCGACGAACGGGCACTGGCTCAGATCTTCACCGAGCTGGCGGAGTTGTCCCGCGAGGTCGCCGCGCCGCCCGCCCGGGCGCGGGTCGCGGCCATCCGCAAGCTGCTCGCCGAGAGCATGCTTGAAGCGATGCCGGACCAGGACGGCCGTGCCCTCACCCGGCGCGAGCTGGACGTGCTCAGGCTCGTGGCCGAAGGGCTGTCCAACGCGGAGGCGGCGCAGCAACTCGTCGTCAGCCCCGAGACGGTCAAGGCCTACCTCCGCAACATCCGCAGCAAGCTCGGCGTGAACAACCGCACCGCGGCCGTCGCGGTGGCCCGACGGGCCGGCATGCTGCGGTGA
- a CDS encoding glycosyltransferase family 39 protein produces the protein MALNAVTSAESDPHGSAHAGPTGAGPTGAGPTGTGSTRAGPIGTGSAGTPLARGVLVVAAGVAAVLVASASRYGYHRDELYFLAAGHHPAWSYDDQGPLTPLVARAMDAIAPGSLTVLRLPSALAAGLTVLLTGLLARELGARGRAQLLAATTAAVAVIVLFTGHTLSTATFDLLVWTAASWLVVRAQRTGDDRLWLLVGTVLGVGLLNKPLPAFLAAGLVVTIAVAGPRRLLASGCLWTGAVIMIALWSPWLVWQAGHGWPQLAVSRSIAAGNSASSQPWWQILPFQALLAGPLLAPVWIVGLVRLLRAPALRRLRFLGWTYLLLAVVFMATGGKSYYLAGLLPVLIAAGAAPVDAWLDRGRPHVRRAVTAVVVALSAVAGLLIGLPVLPASNAGPIVAMNADVGETIGWPDLVRTVAQVARQVPPGRGTPVILARNYGEAGAVDRYGPALGLPAAYSGHNAFGDWGPPPDRDGPVVAIGFRPSSAAPFLRGCRVGAYVDNSAGVDNDERGKPVLICDGPVRPWSREWPSLRHLG, from the coding sequence ATGGCCCTCAACGCGGTGACCTCCGCCGAATCCGACCCGCACGGCTCGGCCCACGCCGGCCCGACTGGCGCCGGCCCAACCGGCGCCGGCCCGACCGGGACCGGTTCGACGCGCGCGGGCCCGATCGGGACCGGTTCGGCTGGGACCCCGCTGGCTCGCGGCGTTCTGGTCGTCGCGGCAGGGGTGGCCGCCGTGCTGGTGGCCTCCGCCTCGCGGTACGGCTACCACCGTGACGAGCTGTACTTCCTGGCCGCCGGCCATCACCCGGCCTGGTCCTACGACGACCAGGGACCGCTCACGCCGCTCGTGGCCCGCGCGATGGACGCGATCGCCCCGGGTTCACTGACCGTGCTGCGCCTGCCCTCCGCGCTGGCCGCCGGCCTCACCGTGCTGCTCACCGGCCTGCTCGCCCGCGAACTGGGCGCGCGGGGCCGGGCCCAGCTGCTGGCCGCCACGACCGCGGCCGTCGCCGTGATCGTGCTGTTCACCGGTCACACCCTGAGCACGGCCACCTTCGACCTGCTCGTCTGGACGGCGGCGAGCTGGCTGGTGGTCCGGGCGCAGCGGACCGGTGACGACCGGCTGTGGCTGCTGGTGGGCACGGTGCTGGGTGTCGGCCTGCTGAACAAGCCGCTGCCGGCGTTCCTGGCCGCGGGGCTGGTGGTGACGATCGCCGTGGCGGGGCCGCGCAGACTGCTCGCGAGCGGCTGTCTGTGGACCGGCGCCGTCATCATGATCGCGCTGTGGTCGCCCTGGCTGGTCTGGCAGGCCGGTCACGGCTGGCCGCAGCTCGCGGTGTCGCGTTCGATCGCGGCAGGCAACTCGGCCAGCTCCCAGCCGTGGTGGCAGATCCTGCCGTTCCAGGCCCTGCTCGCCGGTCCGCTGCTGGCCCCGGTGTGGATCGTCGGGCTGGTCCGGCTGCTGCGCGCTCCGGCCCTGCGCCGGCTGCGCTTCCTGGGGTGGACGTATCTGCTGCTGGCCGTGGTCTTCATGGCTACCGGCGGCAAGTCGTACTACCTGGCGGGGCTGCTGCCCGTCCTGATCGCAGCCGGCGCCGCTCCGGTGGACGCCTGGCTGGACCGCGGACGGCCGCACGTTCGACGGGCGGTCACCGCCGTGGTCGTCGCGCTCAGCGCCGTGGCCGGCCTGCTCATCGGGCTGCCGGTGCTGCCAGCCTCCAACGCGGGCCCCATCGTCGCGATGAACGCCGACGTCGGCGAGACGATCGGGTGGCCGGACCTGGTGCGCACCGTGGCTCAGGTCGCCCGGCAGGTGCCGCCCGGCCGAGGAACGCCGGTCATCCTCGCCAGGAACTACGGGGAGGCGGGCGCGGTCGACCGGTACGGTCCCGCGCTAGGGCTTCCGGCGGCGTACAGCGGCCACAACGCGTTCGGCGACTGGGGGCCGCCGCCGGACCGCGACGGTCCCGTCGTCGCGATCGGCTTCCGGCCGAGTTCGGCCGCGCCCTTCCTCCGTGGCTGCCGGGTCGGGGCGTACGTCGACAACTCCGCGGGTGTCGACAACGACGAGCGCGGCAAGCCCGTCCTGATCTGCGACGGGCCCGTCCGCCCGTGGTCGCGGGAATGGCCGAGCCTGCGTCACCTCGGCTAG
- a CDS encoding MFS transporter, protein MGLDDTPRPALPTPASGGEGLWAVVVPIFGPSVLFGMTEGAIFPVVALTAIDRGASTAAAALIAALVGVGSILSNIPASRLAERFGERRAMIAGSGVSVCGLVLCLVGGGLLPLALGVLLLGVASSVFQLARQMYLTAAAPLRLRARALSTLGGSIRIGVFVGPFLGAAAMRAWGLAAAYWVAIATVCLAGVVAARVPDLEVPGQARAASATVTARELLRGHGRTFATVGLGVTILSAVRQSRQVVIPLWAHHIGLDPATTSIVYGLSGGLDALVFYPGGLMMDRFGRKVAAVPCITVLSLSFLAMPATHGEVTLTLVSLLMGFGNGLGSGIIMTLGADTAPRVARALYLGIWGELADVGSGGGPLVLSGLTAATSLGLSIIVQGCLGLVGAAVFLRWVVNRPAADPAG, encoded by the coding sequence GTGGGCCTCGACGACACGCCGCGCCCGGCTCTGCCCACCCCGGCCAGCGGCGGCGAGGGGCTCTGGGCGGTCGTCGTCCCGATCTTCGGGCCGTCGGTGCTGTTCGGGATGACCGAAGGGGCGATCTTTCCGGTCGTCGCGCTGACGGCCATCGACCGGGGCGCGAGCACCGCCGCCGCCGCGCTGATCGCCGCGCTGGTGGGCGTCGGCTCGATCCTCAGCAACATCCCGGCGAGCAGGCTCGCGGAGCGGTTCGGCGAGCGGCGGGCGATGATCGCCGGCTCGGGCGTCAGCGTCTGCGGTCTGGTGCTGTGTCTGGTCGGCGGTGGTCTCCTGCCGCTGGCCCTGGGTGTCCTGCTGCTCGGGGTGGCGAGCTCGGTCTTCCAGCTGGCCCGGCAGATGTATCTGACCGCGGCCGCCCCGTTGCGCCTGCGGGCCCGGGCGCTGTCGACGCTGGGCGGGTCGATCCGCATCGGCGTCTTCGTCGGGCCGTTTCTTGGGGCCGCGGCCATGCGCGCCTGGGGCCTGGCGGCCGCCTACTGGGTCGCCATCGCCACGGTCTGCCTCGCCGGCGTCGTCGCCGCCCGGGTACCCGACCTGGAGGTGCCCGGGCAGGCCCGCGCCGCGTCGGCCACCGTGACGGCGCGGGAACTGCTGCGCGGCCATGGGCGGACCTTCGCCACCGTCGGCCTCGGCGTCACGATCCTCAGCGCCGTCCGGCAGAGCCGGCAGGTCGTGATCCCGCTGTGGGCGCACCACATCGGCCTCGACCCGGCGACCACGTCGATCGTCTACGGCCTCTCCGGTGGCCTCGACGCGCTGGTCTTCTACCCCGGCGGGCTGATGATGGACCGGTTCGGCCGCAAGGTCGCCGCCGTGCCGTGCATCACCGTCCTGTCGCTGTCGTTCCTGGCCATGCCGGCGACGCACGGCGAGGTGACGCTGACCCTCGTCAGCCTGCTCATGGGGTTCGGCAACGGGCTGGGCTCGGGGATCATCATGACGCTCGGCGCGGACACCGCCCCGCGGGTCGCGCGGGCCCTCTATCTCGGGATCTGGGGCGAGCTGGCCGACGTCGGCTCCGGCGGCGGGCCGCTGGTCCTGTCGGGCCTCACCGCGGCGACGAGCCTCGGCCTGTCGATCATCGTTCAGGGCTGTCTCGGCCTCGTCGGCGCGGCCGTGTTCCTCCGCTGGGTCGTGAACAGGCCGGCAGCGGATCCGGCCGGCTGA
- a CDS encoding tetratricopeptide repeat protein — MTSAQPSGTQPPGEAAVLDRDAAVEAIGHLLDVGRYDDARGRAAALLGQHPDDGHVLCLLARALLGVGDAAAALQAAQRAVAVSPDDEWGHRLVSVAFDRLGRPQLARDAARRATALAPNLWQGWVQLADTAQDVAWGEQEAVHAATQAIRLAPQEPSPHIAYGRIFMRTNPAHARFAFEEALRRDPGNAAARNNLAVLDLRTSRFRKAGEGLIRAAAADPRNTVAQHNLRLAVYAIVGRACLAVVVFTLVLARPLLVLGDATGRLPVPFTIIWIVGEAVGLGFLGWWLRRLTPPLRRHLWYLIGRDPMLRVLVASLAVVGLLGTVGVLAWGPVGLASRILTVLVVVAVRVLTGIASRRLRRGHAG; from the coding sequence GTGACGTCGGCCCAGCCGTCCGGCACCCAGCCGCCCGGCGAGGCGGCCGTTCTCGATCGCGACGCGGCCGTCGAGGCGATCGGCCACCTGCTCGACGTCGGCCGGTATGACGACGCCCGCGGCCGCGCCGCGGCGCTGCTCGGGCAGCACCCGGACGACGGCCACGTGCTGTGCCTGCTCGCCCGCGCCCTGCTGGGTGTGGGTGACGCGGCGGCTGCGCTGCAGGCGGCCCAGCGGGCTGTCGCGGTCAGTCCTGACGACGAGTGGGGGCACCGGCTGGTCAGCGTCGCCTTCGACCGGCTCGGACGGCCGCAGCTGGCCCGGGACGCCGCCCGGCGCGCCACCGCCCTGGCGCCGAACCTGTGGCAGGGCTGGGTCCAGCTCGCCGACACCGCCCAGGACGTGGCCTGGGGCGAGCAGGAGGCCGTTCACGCCGCGACCCAGGCGATCCGGCTGGCGCCCCAGGAGCCCTCGCCGCACATCGCCTACGGGCGGATCTTCATGAGGACCAATCCCGCCCACGCGCGCTTCGCGTTCGAGGAGGCGCTTCGCCGCGACCCCGGCAACGCCGCCGCCCGCAACAATCTCGCCGTCCTGGACCTGCGGACCAGCAGGTTCCGCAAGGCCGGCGAAGGCCTGATCCGGGCCGCCGCCGCGGACCCTCGGAACACGGTCGCGCAGCACAACCTGCGCCTGGCGGTGTACGCCATCGTCGGGCGGGCCTGCCTCGCCGTCGTCGTCTTCACCCTCGTGCTCGCCAGGCCCCTGCTTGTGCTCGGCGACGCCACCGGCCGGCTCCCGGTCCCTTTCACGATCATCTGGATCGTCGGCGAGGCGGTGGGGCTGGGTTTCCTGGGCTGGTGGCTGCGCCGGCTCACGCCACCGCTGCGGCGGCACCTCTGGTATCTCATCGGGCGCGACCCGATGCTGCGCGTCCTCGTCGCCAGCCTCGCCGTCGTGGGCCTGCTCGGTACCGTCGGCGTCCTGGCCTGGGGGCCCGTCGGGCTGGCCAGCCGGATCCTCACGGTGCTCGTCGTCGTCGCGGTCCGCGTCCTCACGGGGATCGCCTCTCGCCGGCTGCGTCGCGGGCACGCCGGCTGA